From the Trifolium pratense cultivar HEN17-A07 linkage group LG4, ARS_RC_1.1, whole genome shotgun sequence genome, the window AAATCAAGTTTACTGATATGGTATCATAGAGCCCGGTGAAATCCACCTTGATTCTGAATTCtgagttttttttgttgcatcAATGGCGAGAACTACCAACAATAGTAATAATGCTAGTGGTagtgcttcttcttcttctctggATCCTTACTACATTCATCCATCGGAGAATCCTACTACTATTTGCATTTCCCCTCAACTCGAAGGAGAAAGCAACTATCATGGCTGGGCTAAGCATATGCAGCGTGTTCTTGCTACCAAGAACAAGTTTCGATTCGTAGATGGTTCCATTCCCGTTCCTTCAGAAGATGATCTCAATTTTGTTGCGTGGGAACAGTGTAATAACCTGGTTCATTCATGGCTTATCAATTCCATGAAGCCACAAGTTACTGAAAGTGTTGTTTACATCGAGAATGCCATCGATGTGTGGAAAGATCTTAAAGAATGGTACCTGCAAGGTGATAGAGTTCGTGTAGCAACTTTGTATCAAGAAATCTCCAATTTCAAACAAGGTAACTGTCGAGTTTCAGACTACTTTACTGAGATGCGTGCTATGTGGGAAGAACTTGATCAATTCAGGCCCATTCCACAATGTACTTGTCCACATAGGTGTGTTTGTGCTGCTATGAGAAGTGCAAGATTGTTCAAGACTGAAGACAAAATCATTCAATTTCTTATGGGATTGAATGAGCAGTTTCAGCATATTAGATGTCAAGTTTTGTTAATGGAACCCCTTCCTACCATCAACAAAGTTCTTTCTATGGTATTACAAGAAGAAAGACAACAAAGTTATGGTTTAACTCCTCAGATTGAAGGCAAGAATGAAGTATCTGATGCATTGGTTAATGCAGTTGACAGCAATGGTGCATGGAGGGGTTATGGCAGAGGAAGAGGCAGTTCTTACTATCAAGGAGGAAGAGGTCGAGGTAATCATACTAATTCCACTAAGGTTTGTACTTATTGTGGTAAAAATGGTCACACAGTTGATATTTGTTACAAGAAACATGGATATCCACTTAATTGGGGTTATGCTAGAGGTAATAATGGAAGCAATGCTTATGCTAACAATGTTGAAGTTGGTAATGGTAATGAAGGTGTCAGTAACACTAGTTAACTAGCCACAAGTGAAGGTAATGGCAATGTGTCCTTGACTATGGATCAGTATAATAGCTTGATATGCTTCAATCCTTTTATCAAGAGAAAGGTATCTTACATCAAAGAAGTTGTATGAATACTCCTCAGCAGAATGCTAGAGTTGAGAGGAGACACCAACATATTCTCAACATTAGTAGGGCCTTGATGTTTCGGTCAAATCTTCCTAAGGTTTATTGGTCCTATGCTTTGCAACATGCAGTATTTCTCATTAATAGAACTCCAATCAAATTACTTGATGATAAATCCAGTTGAATGATTATGTGTGTCATTCTAATACTACCTCACCTTATCCTATAGCCACATATGTCAAATATACCAATCTTTCACCCTCTCATCTCACCTATGCCATGTCTCTCATAACTGACACAGAACCTAAGTCATTTTCTTCTGCTAGCAAAAATCCTAAGTGGGTTGCGATAAGGGGCTACACCTATAGGTAGTAAATGGgttttcaaaatcaaaagacATGCCGATGGTACTATTGAACGCTACAAGGCTAGATTAGTTGCTCAAGGATTCACTCAAACTGAAGGATTGGATTATTTTGAAACATTCTCTCCGGTAGCAAAAATGTCAACTGTCAGAGTTCTCCTTGCATTAAGTTCCATTCATAATTGGCACATACATCAACTTGATGTTAATAACGCTTTACTTCATGGAGATCTTAATGAAGCTGTCTACATGAAAGTTCCACAAGGGGTTCATTCACCTCAACCAGGTCAGGTTTGCAGGCTCACCAAGTCTCTTTATGGTTTAAGCAAGCAAGCAGGCAATGGTTTGACAAATTGACCTCCTTTCTGATTAGCAATGGTTTCACTCAAGCTCAAGCTGATCACACTCTCTTAACTAAGACTAGTGGTAATTCTTTCTTGGCAATTTCCATTTatggattatttttttttccttggcAATTCCCTTATTTCATGGAAGTCTAAGAAGCAAACTACCGTGACTTGTTCTTCTTCTGAAGCTGAATACCGTGCCTTAGCTGCAGCGACACGTGAACTGCAATGGATTTCATTCTTAATACAAGACTTGGCTCAAACTTGTGTACGACAACCTGTCCTATATTGTGATAGCCAGAGTGCTATGCACATTGCTGCCAACCCTGTTTTTCATGAACGAACCAAACATCTCGACATTGATTGTCACATCGTTCGACTCAAGGTTCAAGAGGGTCTCATGCATTTGTTGCTTGTGCCTTCTGCGTTCCAAGTTGCCGATAGCTTCACCAAGGTTCCTAAGCCTCGTTCCTTCTATGCGCTTGTTAGCAAGCTGGGTCTTGTGAACATTTTCAACCCTCCAACTTGTGGCGAGGTAACAATAGAATGAGTAAGCTGTTACTAACTGTTAGAGTTAGTTATTTTCTGTTTGAAGTTAGTTAGAATAGATTGCCCATGTGTATCTGTTAGTTAGTGCCAGCTATTGTGTAACTAACTTGTAATGTATCTTCATTTTTCCAATCTAATGAGAATTGTTCTTACTCATTCTTCTTCTAGTTTCTCTAAGTTTTCTATGCAAATCAAGTTTACTGATAGAGTCTAAACTAGAACAATCCTAAATCCACAGACAAGTTTCTAGAGCCACAAATGATAACTCTTATTCATGAAGGCATATTCACATATAGAAGTCAAGTTGATTGTCATTCTTGTGTCTGGCCATAAGAGTTTAGAGAGGCTGGTCTATATGTCAGATTCGCCAAACTGAACAAAACCTTGTCAGTCAAAGCATATTGGCATACAACTAAACTACAAGCTATCTTAAGCAACAGATTGGAGGAAACTTGGTGCAGGAAGTTACCGGAAGGCAAATTGCATCTATGTAAGCATTGCAATTTTCACATTAGTCCCTCCATCCTCATAGAAAAAGTAAATGTTAATTAAGGAGACAAGAAACTTGAATTAGAAGCACAAAGCAATCGAGACAATAACTGATAAGGAATCATTAATACTAAATTTTTCAAATGACATTACACTTCAACAAatgatgaaatttcaaataattCTTAAAGATCAGAACAAATGGAAGCCTAAGCACAGGACCATACTAGGATGGAGATATCATCTATTCATAACGCCAAAATAAATCATAGAATAATACCTGAGATTTAAGAATTTCACGCTCATTTTCTAATGCATCCAAAGACACAAGTTCCTTTGTTAAGAATACTGGTTTTGCCGCCACTACATGCATGGCCAATTCTGATCCAACACGTTGGAGTGCATCTACTTGTGTTTTACCACCATCAACTTCAAGAGATAAGATCCCAGCAATGCGACCCAAACCTAATAATCAAACAAGAAGATGTCAGGATCTTCGTCTGGGTCATGTTTTTAGGTGTTGCGTATAATTTGGTACTTAGAACAAGATATCACGAAAGAAAATTAAAGCAAACTTGTGTGTGTGTCCGCGGTAACGAAAACTGATAATATGAActgagttttttaaaaaaatgattttgattaaaaatgagttgaatttaaaatgacttatatttaagtttacgtaaaagtgagttgaatgataaattttttgGAGCAAAAGCTCGAAATCATAGCTCTAAGGTAGAATTCATTTGAACGAACATGAATTCTCaaatatgtcaaaatcaattttatgcaTCTCAATGCTCACAAAACTGTGAGGGCAAACATGCACGATCGTTATATTAGCTTTGTGTGTTAGAAATAAATTATTGCTggaatcaaaaaataaaatttggattGAGATGAGTTTGAGTAGTTACTTACCAGGTTGGGGACTGGTATGAAGATATGTAGATACAAGACCGTTAGATGGTGCAGGCATCACATAACCTCTTCTGAGTTTTACATTCTCTCCCATGATAGCAGCTACTTCAGTGATAGCATTTTGAACGGTAGTTTCTCCATTGATCTTTGGATGTTGAAGATTCAATCTCATCTCCTGGTCAAAGAGGGATTCATTCATTTCAATTcaagtgcacaacaattaagaaagaaaaatgagtTGAAGGAAATAAGAGATTAGTTAGTTACTTCCTctagtcttttttataagaaacaattcacttcttagattcattgaataaccgaTGTATGTGGTATATATTTAGACCatatacatcagttattcaaagtgaattgttttttctaaagaggaccggagggagtagttagtTACCTCCAAAGATTGAGGTCCAAAGTTAAAGGAAGAAGAATTAGGAAGCAATAAAGCTTGGTTAGCCAGAGATAGTGCCAAGTGTTGAAAGATGTCATTTCTGGCAACGAAATCAGTTTCGCAGTTGAGTTCAATGAGAGCAGTTTTGTGGTCGTTTTGAGCAAGAGCGAGCAAACCTTCTGAAGCAGTGCGAGATGATTTTTTGGAAGCGAGAACAATTCCCCTTTTTCTCAGTTCCTTCTGAGCAGCGTCGATGTCCCAATTGGAATCGACAAGAGCCGCTTTCACGTCTTTAATGGGAGCGCTTGTTCTTTCTCTCAATTGCTTTATCAAATTCATTTCATTGGATGCCGAAAATGATGAATAATTGGCACCGGTGAACAGCTTCATATAAACACGTCTGCCAGCTCCGCATACAGCCATGGCGCTGCACTCACACGTCCAACTTAGAAGGGAAAC encodes:
- the LOC123921295 gene encoding elongation factor Ts, mitochondrial-like isoform X3 → MAVCGAGRRVYMKLFTGANYSSFSASNEMNLIKQLRERTSAPIKDVKAALVDSNWDIDAAQKELRKRGIVLASKKSSRTASEGLLALAQNDHKTALIELNCETDFVARNDIFQHLALSLANQALLLPNSSSFNFGPQSLEEMRLNLQHPKINGETTVQNAITEVAAIMGENVKLRRGYVMPAPSNGLVSTYLHTSPQPGLGRIAGILSLEVDGGKTQVDALQRVGSELAMHVVAAKPVFLTKELVSLDALENEREILKSQAESSGKSQMAIDKMVEGRLRKYFEDVVLMDQKFVMNDTMKVKAVLDNLSKEVGSSVRIVSFLRMEVGEGIARQETDASEAVAQAA
- the LOC123921295 gene encoding elongation factor Ts, mitochondrial-like isoform X2, giving the protein MLLCVSLLSWTCECSAMAVCGAGRRVYMKLFTGANYSSFSASNEMNLIKQLRERTSAPIKDVKAALVDSNWDIDAAQKELRKRGIVLASKKSSRTASEGLLALAQNDHKTALIELNCETDFVARNDIFQHLALSLANQALLLPNSSSFNFGPQSLEEMRLNLQHPKINGETTVQNAITEVAAIMGENVKLRRGYVMPAPSNGLVSTYLHTSPQPGLGRIAGILSLEVDGGKTQVDALQRVGSELAMHVVAAKPVFLTKELVSLDALENEREILKSQAESSGKSQMAIDKMVEGRLRKYFEDVVLMDQKFVMNDTMKVKAVLDNLSKEVGSSVRIVSFLRMEVGEGIARQETDASEAVAQAA
- the LOC123921295 gene encoding elongation factor Ts, mitochondrial-like isoform X1, coding for MIIVNIIPLLFNMLLFLKYHKMLLCVSLLSWTCECSAMAVCGAGRRVYMKLFTGANYSSFSASNEMNLIKQLRERTSAPIKDVKAALVDSNWDIDAAQKELRKRGIVLASKKSSRTASEGLLALAQNDHKTALIELNCETDFVARNDIFQHLALSLANQALLLPNSSSFNFGPQSLEEMRLNLQHPKINGETTVQNAITEVAAIMGENVKLRRGYVMPAPSNGLVSTYLHTSPQPGLGRIAGILSLEVDGGKTQVDALQRVGSELAMHVVAAKPVFLTKELVSLDALENEREILKSQAESSGKSQMAIDKMVEGRLRKYFEDVVLMDQKFVMNDTMKVKAVLDNLSKEVGSSVRIVSFLRMEVGEGIARQETDASEAVAQAA